One Salvia miltiorrhiza cultivar Shanhuang (shh) chromosome 6, IMPLAD_Smil_shh, whole genome shotgun sequence genomic window, tgagcCCCGttcatgtcgtaccgaagaagtcaggAATACAGGTTGTtgagaatgatcaaggcgagaTAGTACCCACCCGTTTGCAGAtaggatggagagtttgcatcgATTACAGAAAGCTGAACGAGGCAACAAGGAAGGATCATTTCCCACTACCCTTTATTGACCAGATGCTCGAAAGATTAgctggtaatgcctattactgctTCCTGGACGGATACTCCGAGTATATGCAAATCTTTGTGACACATGAAGACcaagagaaaaccactttcacttgtgtatttggaacatttgcataccgaagaatgccatttgggctatgcaatgcaccgggaacttttcaacggtgcatgatgagcatattctcTGATTTACTAGAGAATTGTATTGAAgtcttcatggatgacttcaccgtcTACGGAAACTCATTTGACACTTGTCTAAACCATCTAGAGCTCGTGTTGAAGAGATGTGTGGAGAAAAGCCTGGTTCTTAACTATGAAAATTGTCATTTTATGGTAAAAGAAGGAATAGTGCTGGGTCATGTGATTTCGGAGAGGGAAATCGAAGTGGATAAGGCGAAAGTCGACTCTATCGGCAAACTGCCCTACCCAACtacagtaaagcacatacgggcattccttGGTCATGCAGGGTTCTACCGGCGATTCATCAAAGATTTCGCCAAGATTGCTCaacccatgaccagacttctgcaacaagatgtgccgttcgagtttgatgatgattgcaaGGAGTCGTTCACAGTTTTGAGAAGCAAGTTGGTGTCAGCCCCTATTATCCAACCTCCGGTCTGGGACTTACCGTTCGAAATCTtgtgtgatgccagcaaccatgCAGTTGGAGCAGTACTAGGGCAAAAGAAAGGAAAGGAGAGTTGCGTAATCTACTACGCATCCAAGACCTTAAACCTAACACAGTGCAGTTATACCACTACCGAGAAGGAGCTCTTGGCAGTTGTGTTTGCCATAGAAAAGTTTCGTTCCTATCTTTTGGGAACGAAAGCGATTGTCTACACGGACCATGCAGCTTTGAAATATTTGATGGCCAAAAAGGAGTTCAAGCCTCGGCTTATCAGATGGATCCTGctgttgcaagaatttaatATCGAGATAAGAGACAAGAAGGGGGAAGCTAATCTAGTGGCAGATCATTTGAGCCGGTTGCCACTGGAAGAAGATGACGGTATGCCTATTACCGACACATTTCCAGATGAAAAGCTATACTCTGTATACACCCATACAGAAGGAGAAAAGTTGTATGCCCTAACCAACCAGGAGCCTTGGTATGCTGATATAGCTAACTACCTGATCACTAAGGAGCTACCCCCAGAGTTGATAAGGTTCGAGCAAATGAAGTTACTTGTACAAGCCCGATTTTACTATTGGGAGGATCCATACCTGTGGAGGATTGGATcagatcaagtcatacggagatgcataccaGAGGATGAGCATTCCCAAATATTGGATATGTGTCATGGAACAACATGCAGTGggcattttggaggaaagcgcacggcTCACAGGATTTTAGAAAGTGGATTTTACTGCCCAACTATATTTACAGATGCATGGAAGTGGGTACAGAGttgcccgaagtgccagatgactggaggtattaccgcaagGGACGAAATGCCACAAATCCCAATCATGCCCGTTGAAATCTTTGATGtgtggggaattgactttatgggacctttcccaaagtcaaagaactacgaataTATTCTGGTGGCAGTGGATTACGTGTTAAAGTGGGTCGAAGCCAAGGCAACTGCAAGCAATGATGCTCACACCGTGGCCGAATTTTTGAAGGAACAAGTGTTCGAGAGGTATGGTATACCCAAGATCCTAATCAGTGACCAAGGATCGCACTTCTGTAATGCCACCATCAAAGCACTGACCAAGAAGGTGGGAGTGACACACAAAGTCACCACaacatatcacccccaagcaaatggtcAAGCTGAGATTTTCAATAGAGAGATAAAGAGCATTTTGGAAAAGGTGGTACACCCAAACCGCAAGGACTGGAGTAACCATTTGGGAGATGCACTGCTTTCAAAACACCCATAGGAATGTCCCCTTTCAGGCTGCTCTATGGAAAAAAGTGTCATCTACCTGTGGAGATcgaacataaggcgtactgggcgATTAAACAAATAAACCTCAGTATGAGCCTAACTGGAGAAACACGAAAGCTGCAGATGAGTGAGTTAGAAGagcttcggttggaggcttacgacaatgcTGTGCTCTATAAGAAGCGAACTAGGaaaatccatgatgccaagatcaggaagaaggaattctgGGTAGGACAAATGGTCTTACTTTACAATTCTCGTTTCAAAATGATGGCCGGGAAGCTTCGTTCAAAATGGTCAGGGCCATTTgtgatcaaagaaatctttTCAAATGGAAGCATAGAGGTGTacgatcacaatggagttgatacatTCATGGTGAATGGGCATCGCTTGAAGCCCTACCTTGAACTTGCTGAAGTagagaaagagaaggaggaatgccaACTTCTCGACCCTGTGTACGAATGAAGAATGGAGGAagagtcgagctcaagacggaaaacaagagcgcttgctgggaggcaacccagcgTTGTTCTTCGGTATGGTCTTTACCGAAGTTTCTTTTCtttaagttgttttgttttgtttggatgcactaacttgcAGGCAAGATGGGCTGAAAAAGTAAGGGAGGCGGAGGCCCAGTGGAGAATTCaaacccactttgcgttgcaaagtgtgcaGGTGGAGGTTCGGGATTTTGAAAAGCAGGAGGGGTCTAACCAGGAGGGGGTGACGTCAGTAGGGCAGAAATGGCCGTCTGACATGATGGGACGGAAACGTTTAGGTTTCCGAAGGAAATTTGAAATTCGAATTTTGGAgagatttttcttttcttaatttAAAACTCTACCATAACCGTCATCCCCACTTCCCTTAAACACTTCTCCCCACTTTTCCCAAAATCCTAAATCTCCATAACTGCTACACACGATCTCCACCACTCTCCCCACCTCTAAATTTGGTAACCGCTGCCACTACCATAAAAAACCACCAAGTTCCCTCATTTCCTacccaaaaccctaatttttttttccaaacacTTTCCCAATTCCAAAATCCACAATGGCGAAGACTAAAGAAGAAACTGGTTCTGGAAGCACTCAACCTCCGGCGAGGAAAAGGACTACCAAACCCCGACCCTCGATGAAACGAACCACTAGGCGAACTGCATCCGAGGAAACTTCTATCAAGGCTACAGAAGAGCCAATCGTGGCCATTCTGACAGAGGAGAAAGGGCTGGAAGATGTTCCTGCCATGGAAGAACGTGAAGTTGAGAAAAAAACCTCAGAAGAGATGATCGAGGCACCGGAAAAGCCAGTTGAGGAAGAACAGCCCGCACCTACCCCGCCGATAAAGAAGCCGAGAAAAACTCTGAAGAAAACAACCCAGCTCAAGCTGCCAAGGAGCGGGAAGTCACTCCAGTACTCCCTGCACCACCGGAACCTGCACCATCCTTTGAAGAAGGAAAGACGGCGACGGGGTccgaagaaggagaagaagaaggagaggagGCCACCCATGAAATAGAAGTGGAAGCTTCCACACCCTAGAGTAAGGTGGTGAAAATTGGAGCAAAGAGAAAATTGGATGTCACCAAGCCTCCTCTGCCCACGAAAACCAAACCGGCGGTAGTCGAAAGTAAGACAAAAGGCAAGGAAGTTCAGAGCAAGGCTAGGAAGGCAACCCCCGCTGAAAAAGGAAAGGGCAAGCAAGACGAGAAAGATCCAGAGAGGACTGAAACTGTGGATAGCTCTAAGTCGGAGTATGTTTTGGCGCCAAAGAAACCCACCTCGAGTACAGCCACTACTGCAAAGCCGAAGTTTACAAAGCAAAAAAGGCTTGGTGCGCCCTACTACTTCAGGAGCTGTCATACCGAGAGACAGCCAAAGGTATGCCATACTTCAGAACAGGGAAATTACCCCTTGGTACTTTTTGGTTAATGAAGCTTTGGAGAAGTTGGGGATAATAGAGAGAGTGGAAGGCTATTTTGATGGGATATGTTGGAAGAAGGTGTTGGAGTGGAACCCGAAGGCATTCCAGAAGTTGACGGAGGAATTCATGGGCACTGTTGAATTCAAGCCCAAGGGAAACTAAACGATTGAGACTCCGTGTACTTCGCGGTTCCAGTTGCGAAGTAGGATGTTCCCACTTTCGATCAATGAGCTGAACATCCACCTCGGGGTGATTGAAGCCAGAGATATTTATGAAGAGGAGAAGTCAGATTGACCACTACTGGTCGTTGTTGTCTACCGAAACCAAGTATGTCAAAAATAGCAGCAAGTCAAATGAGATCCGTGACCCTGCCCTGCAAATTTGTCATCGGTGGCTGGCCTACAACATTTATGGCCGACTGGAGGGTTCTAACGTGGTAACTCAACAGGAGGTCTTCCTGTTGTGGTGCATGACAGATATGAGAAGGGTGAACTTCGAGTTCACCGTGGCACTGCAATTCCAGTATGGGGTCACCCATACTAACAAGTTCCTCTTTCTATGCCCACTAGTGACCATCTGATGACACCGCCCTGGCCAAAAATCGCTTTCTAGACCTCGGCAGATTTGTGCGCTGGAGGGTGGTTGAGGCTGATGAGAGCGGGAGGTACCGTTTGGTGTACCCAGAGGGAGGAGCAGCCAGGCCAGAACCGAGGAGGCCACAGGAGCAGGATGCACCCCGCCTTGTCAGTAGCGAGGGTGTCATGTTGATGTCTGAGCTTAAAGAGGTTAAAGATGAGCTGTTGATGCTGAGCGCAGAGATAACAACCCTGAGGGAAGCAATGGAAGTTGGCTTTAAGGCAATCATGGACTGGTTGAATGTGGAGGAGGGGTCCTCCGACCAAGACAATTAAGTTTTCTTACCCTGAActtttagattaggttttgtttttatcttttgattttatgttttagtGTCTTTAGAGTCTTTGTTTGAGTCGAGTCTTGCCTGCACTGATTTGATGGTGATGAGAGTATGCATGCTGATTTTTTGTTGTGGTATGATTTGGTGGATGAGTAGGAtatgcatgatggtagttgtgagCTTACATATAGTACCCCACCAGTGAGATCAGAGCCATATTTGTGAAAAATCGCATGTTTCTGGTGAGACCTTGCTGTACTAGGGACTCTAGATTTTGTTTGAAAACTTCTACTGCTAGTGGTGACTTGCATGATTAGGGCATATTTCTTTGATTAGGGCCCCAGAATTTTCTTTGTTGATAAATGTGATAAAACCCCTTGCTATGCCAATTTGAGCCGAACATATTCTTTCTTGAGCCTAATTGATTGATGAGATTGTATTTAAAAGGAAGAATTGTTGTGTGCATGAAATGGTAAACAAggaattgaaaaataaaagaaaatctgggcacaaaaaaaaatatataagatgATAAATGTTGCCAAACAAATCGAAGAAAGGTTGGTCCCTACAAAAACAGGGGAATGAAAAGTTGGTTGAGGTTTTACTGAATACACATGCTGGGTATGGGTGATACTGAATTAGCTACTTAACTATACATATCTCACCTCTGCTCCgtatgccccattacaaccaaatgAAAGCCCCTCTGATAAGTCATGCTAGTATGCTTTACTTGTAGTTTTCAATCAAACTCACGGAAGAACTAGTACAACATAGCACGAGTGTATACACTTTAATTTGCTATATACTCGAGTGAGAGAGAAGCTACTATCGTACTTTATGCATATTCATTACTCGCTGGTTTGTGGTTTTGACTAAGCTGAATGATGCATTTTAGTATGATTTGAACCTGATGTTTGTGCAAGTCTCGTGTCTTGaagtttttatttctttcctttcatcttttcgtccgtgtcttctgttaATCTACccacatacttgagggcaagtatggtttaagtgtgtaggtgtgatgcgtcttcgacttctgggccatttggccctatttttctcctTTATTTGTGTCATTTCAGGTCTGTCCGGGGGAAAACCTTGTTGTCAAGGAAGGAAAGTCCAGTGGAGCGGAAACTGAAGAAATGTGGTCGAAATGGGCATTACAAagcccagattgcaatgtcaCTTTTACCAGCATGGGGCCTAGGCACAGTACCTCTCAACTCTAACTTGGGGTATGGGAAcccgaagcaacccacctggtgtGAGTCAAACCGAatgaagcaatccgtctgaccactacaaGGAGAAGCAGACAGCTGGAGCCgagaaaggaaagtaaatcccGAAGTT contains:
- the LOC130990632 gene encoding uncharacterized protein LOC130990632: MSPFRLLYGKKCHLPVEIEHKAYWAIKQINLSMSLTGETRKLQMSELEELRLEAYDNAVLYKKRTRKIHDAKIRKKEFWVGQMVLLYNSRFKMMAGKLRSKWSGPFVIKEIFSNGSIEVYDHNGVDTFMVNGHRLKPYLELAEVEKEKEECQLLDPVYE